In one Trichlorobacter lovleyi SZ genomic region, the following are encoded:
- a CDS encoding TraC family protein — translation MGVASALFGSGGGFTRSELRRLTERDNFSEYFPWIAHDPKNQIYLNTDNTFGMMWECAPLAFACETTIRTLEGLFRVNLPDGSIMQFILFADPFVNQIVDTYTSMKLRDSKLVRDVSDNVSRFFQEGVEGLGCLSGIPIRNFRMFFTVKFPVKDSAHVNLDEVFGTIQEVLRGAGLSPVVVNPGNLLDWLRRMLNEDPSANSSHYDDRNIIRKQVLLGTKVEKRFSSLKFGSRHFRCVTPKSFPLNGDPIQTNQLFGGIMGMATDSDQIRTPFFFTLNIVLRNQKNKLHTKCNMVLQQQGVGSFAPSLARKKDEYLWAVDELERGTKFYRVIPIMWVYGSDEWLVNESVTRAKRVWEGQGYVMQEDKGILPILFISSLPFGLYDHGSNIDTLDRDHILPVDSIAVMLPVQGDFSGLGKPVMLFAGRKGNLFGLDIFNKGVNNHNAMVCASSGAGKSFFINYLVYNYFAMKSKIRIIDIGGSYKKMTKLFGARYLDFSEDSQVCLNPFTNIIDPEYDIPVIAPIVAQMVFSTGKTIPSETEMTLIKGAVRWAWQQKGNDADIDTVHEYLFNFDRYSSEGGEIKEAASRLAFNLADFKSDGTFGRFFNGKSNLDISNDEFVVLELEHLKSRKELFRVVTLQVINAVTQDLYLSDKSDQRLIVFDEAWQFLGESSTLKEVIEEGYRRARKYHGSFTIITQSVLDMKLFGGVGDVIRNNSAFKFYLESSDFEKALDEKLMDYDDFTMRILKSTKSNKPKYSEIFMDTPFGVGVGRLAVDPFSYYVFTSDASEITEIEAMVDGGVSYEDAIREMVKKYRS, via the coding sequence ATGGGAGTAGCGTCAGCGTTGTTTGGAAGTGGAGGAGGCTTCACCAGGAGCGAATTGCGCCGCCTCACCGAACGGGACAATTTTTCCGAATATTTCCCGTGGATTGCCCATGACCCCAAGAATCAGATCTATCTGAACACTGACAACACCTTCGGGATGATGTGGGAGTGTGCTCCCCTGGCTTTTGCCTGTGAGACTACCATCAGGACTCTGGAGGGGTTGTTCCGTGTAAACCTGCCTGATGGCTCGATCATGCAATTCATCCTGTTTGCCGACCCCTTTGTGAATCAGATTGTGGACACTTACACTTCCATGAAATTGCGCGACAGCAAACTGGTACGCGATGTTTCTGACAACGTGTCCCGATTCTTTCAGGAAGGTGTGGAAGGCCTCGGCTGTCTGAGCGGTATTCCGATCCGAAACTTCAGGATGTTTTTTACGGTCAAGTTTCCGGTGAAGGATAGTGCTCATGTAAATCTTGATGAAGTGTTCGGAACAATCCAGGAAGTGCTGCGTGGCGCCGGCTTATCACCGGTTGTTGTCAATCCGGGGAACTTGCTGGATTGGCTGAGACGCATGCTGAATGAGGACCCGTCTGCAAATAGCAGTCACTATGATGATCGCAATATCATCCGCAAGCAGGTGCTGCTCGGGACCAAGGTAGAGAAAAGGTTCTCTTCTCTCAAGTTCGGTTCCCGACACTTCCGCTGCGTCACCCCGAAGTCATTCCCTCTGAATGGCGACCCGATCCAGACCAACCAACTCTTTGGTGGAATCATGGGGATGGCTACCGATTCCGATCAGATCCGGACGCCATTCTTCTTTACGCTGAATATCGTCCTGCGGAACCAGAAGAATAAACTCCACACCAAATGCAACATGGTCCTGCAGCAGCAGGGTGTCGGCAGTTTCGCCCCATCGCTGGCCAGAAAGAAAGACGAGTACCTCTGGGCGGTCGATGAACTGGAACGGGGCACCAAATTCTACCGGGTAATTCCTATCATGTGGGTCTACGGCAGCGACGAATGGCTGGTAAATGAGTCCGTCACCAGGGCCAAGCGGGTCTGGGAGGGCCAAGGGTATGTCATGCAGGAGGATAAGGGGATTCTTCCCATCCTGTTCATCTCTTCCCTGCCATTTGGTCTCTACGACCACGGCAGCAACATCGACACTCTTGACCGGGACCATATTCTCCCCGTCGACAGTATCGCCGTGATGTTACCGGTGCAGGGGGACTTCTCCGGACTGGGCAAACCGGTAATGCTCTTCGCCGGACGCAAGGGAAATCTATTCGGTCTCGACATCTTCAACAAGGGAGTCAACAACCACAACGCCATGGTCTGCGCCTCCAGCGGCGCCGGCAAAAGCTTCTTTATCAACTATCTGGTCTACAACTACTTCGCCATGAAATCGAAGATCCGGATCATCGACATCGGCGGGTCCTACAAGAAGATGACCAAACTGTTCGGTGCCCGCTACCTGGACTTCAGCGAAGACTCCCAGGTGTGCCTGAACCCCTTCACCAACATCATCGATCCCGAGTACGACATCCCGGTTATCGCTCCCATCGTTGCCCAGATGGTCTTTTCTACCGGAAAAACCATCCCCAGCGAGACAGAGATGACCCTCATCAAAGGAGCGGTTCGCTGGGCCTGGCAGCAGAAGGGCAACGATGCAGATATCGATACCGTCCACGAGTACCTGTTCAATTTCGACCGCTACTCGTCAGAGGGTGGCGAGATCAAGGAGGCTGCTTCCCGGCTTGCCTTCAACCTGGCCGACTTCAAGAGCGACGGAACATTTGGCCGTTTCTTCAACGGCAAAAGCAATCTCGACATCTCCAATGATGAGTTCGTGGTGTTGGAACTGGAGCACCTCAAGTCCCGTAAGGAATTGTTCCGGGTAGTCACCCTTCAGGTGATAAATGCCGTAACCCAGGATCTCTATCTCTCAGACAAGTCTGATCAGCGACTGATCGTTTTTGATGAGGCATGGCAATTCCTTGGAGAGAGTTCGACCCTGAAGGAGGTCATTGAGGAAGGGTACCGTCGTGCCCGCAAATACCATGGCAGTTTCACCATAATCACCCAGTCGGTACTCGACATGAAGCTCTTCGGCGGAGTTGGCGATGTCATCCGGAATAACTCGGCCTTCAAATTCTATCTGGAGTCGTCCGACTTCGAGAAGGCGCTGGACGAGAAGCTGATGGACTACGACGATTTTACCATGCGGATTCTCAAGTCAACGAAGAGCAACAAGCCCAAGTACTCGGAGATCTTCATGGACACTCCTTTCGGCGTCGGAGTCGGCAGATTGGCCGTAGATCCTTTCTCCTACTACGTCTTCACGTCTGATGCGAGCGAGATAACTGAAATAGAGGCAATGGTTGATGGCGGAGTGAGTTATGAGGATGCAATCCGTGAGATGGTCAAGAAATACCGCAGTTAG
- a CDS encoding TraV family lipoprotein, with product MSGCALLNPYESSFSCPETSNGKCVSVQTAYKESTASPGKSSEAPAEHKEDDCNADNAAAGLCTEGKKDISLHPSAKENGTYNRYQSALFDKFSGLLKEPVTPVVAPPKTMRVLLLPYTGQDNEFYMLRYVYFFVDEPRWLMGDSVTSGEEE from the coding sequence ATGAGCGGCTGTGCCCTGCTCAACCCCTACGAAAGCAGCTTTAGCTGCCCTGAAACCAGCAACGGCAAGTGCGTTTCGGTGCAAACCGCCTACAAGGAATCGACAGCAAGTCCTGGCAAATCAAGCGAAGCACCTGCAGAACACAAGGAAGACGATTGCAATGCTGACAATGCAGCAGCCGGTCTCTGCACCGAAGGCAAGAAGGATATCTCCCTGCATCCGTCGGCCAAAGAGAACGGTACCTACAACCGCTACCAATCGGCACTGTTCGACAAATTCAGCGGACTCCTGAAGGAACCGGTCACACCGGTTGTTGCACCCCCGAAAACCATGCGAGTGCTCCTTCTGCCATACACCGGCCAGGACAATGAATTCTACATGCTGCGCTATGTCTACTTCTTCGTTGATGAACCGCGCTGGTTGATGGGTGACTCCGTTACATCCGGCGAGGAGGAGTAG
- a CDS encoding TraB/VirB10 family protein has protein sequence MKNKLLSFWNGLSGSQRRNLVWIMTGCILVAVFTIGYYVMNKGKDPALNKSVKQTPLSIEPKLLEKSQFLESQKEIAKRDDKVAELTKKLDEITREKKGDPTTAPVAQIGTAPAVPGDNHAQQQGQLQKTGSGRTAISKQPLPPIPPMPQGSSISLPPPPATAQGIAAGQLQSPTETEIGDIAIVSSPGSGKSAKADVDDKKKDVGTVQVYLPPSFMEATLLSGLDAPTTSEAKGNPVPVLLRVKTPAVLPNSVKANLKGCFVIADGKGNLATERAELLLVSLSCLDRKGQAVVDQKIKGFVVDEDGKIGLRGRVVAKMGSMIARSMLAGFFGGAGDAIKSAATTMSVSPLGTTQTVDPKDIAMSGLGSGLSSGFKEIQKFYMELARQTMPVIEVGATKPVTLVISEGINLDIKKIAKGGGK, from the coding sequence ATGAAAAATAAGCTCCTGTCTTTCTGGAACGGGCTAAGTGGCAGTCAGCGCCGAAATCTTGTCTGGATTATGACTGGCTGCATTCTGGTGGCAGTATTTACGATTGGCTATTACGTCATGAACAAAGGGAAAGATCCTGCTCTCAATAAAAGTGTGAAGCAGACGCCCTTGAGCATCGAGCCAAAACTCCTTGAAAAGTCACAATTCCTTGAAAGCCAGAAGGAAATTGCCAAGCGTGACGACAAGGTTGCCGAACTCACGAAGAAACTCGATGAGATCACCCGTGAGAAAAAGGGTGATCCGACTACAGCGCCGGTGGCTCAGATCGGCACAGCCCCCGCTGTACCGGGAGACAATCATGCTCAGCAGCAGGGCCAATTGCAAAAAACCGGTTCTGGCAGGACAGCAATATCAAAACAACCGTTGCCTCCAATTCCACCGATGCCGCAAGGCAGCAGCATCTCGCTTCCCCCTCCGCCTGCCACAGCTCAAGGAATTGCAGCAGGTCAGCTGCAGTCTCCAACCGAAACGGAAATCGGCGATATCGCCATCGTTTCGTCTCCCGGATCAGGTAAATCAGCCAAGGCTGATGTGGATGATAAAAAAAAAGACGTCGGGACCGTCCAGGTTTATCTGCCCCCTTCCTTTATGGAGGCGACTCTGTTGAGTGGCTTGGACGCTCCAACCACTTCGGAAGCCAAAGGAAATCCGGTTCCGGTGCTGCTCAGGGTAAAGACTCCAGCGGTACTGCCCAATAGCGTCAAGGCAAACCTCAAAGGGTGCTTTGTTATCGCCGACGGCAAGGGGAACCTGGCAACCGAGCGTGCGGAACTGCTGCTCGTTTCCCTGTCATGCCTCGACCGTAAGGGGCAGGCGGTGGTCGACCAGAAGATCAAAGGGTTCGTCGTTGATGAAGACGGCAAAATTGGCCTGCGTGGCCGGGTCGTTGCCAAGATGGGCTCTATGATCGCCAGGAGCATGTTGGCCGGTTTCTTCGGCGGTGCCGGTGACGCGATTAAGTCTGCGGCCACGACCATGTCCGTAAGCCCTCTCGGTACAACACAAACCGTTGACCCCAAAGACATTGCCATGTCTGGGCTTGGGTCCGGCCTGTCGAGTGGCTTCAAAGAGATCCAGAAGTTCTACATGGAACTGGCTAGGCAAACCATGCCGGTCATAGAAGTCGGAGCCACAAAGCCTGTGACACTGGTCATCAGCGAAGGAATCAATCTGGACATCAAGAAAATTGCCAAGGGAGGCGGAAAGTGA
- a CDS encoding type-F conjugative transfer system secretin TraK has translation MRKTFALLTALLVPTLAHAVEQGGLQKQKASIDQTIEKPVEGEFPTVVLPESSTGIRLSSSDINRISCPTDIREVLTSTEKGVTIKITGKDAFVKFKVIKKGDKFSYSSTPTELYVVCGDKVFSMVAFPQRVPSQTIRLTSGQEKKIKENLSLYAGLPFEKKVLKAIREVYTENIPDSYSINKKEKRFFTFREILLTLKRTVDIEGEGLRIKEYEASLRGETPEFKMNEKMFLRTALVENPIAVSLERHVLRAGDTSRVFVVEQRAEKQGVHRLTGDLPVMDQPTQSLTVNKSGNPKESSENRTESDLQEADDEK, from the coding sequence ATGCGTAAAACGTTTGCTTTACTGACCGCATTGCTGGTGCCGACATTGGCGCATGCAGTGGAACAAGGTGGTCTCCAGAAACAGAAAGCTTCAATTGACCAGACTATTGAAAAGCCGGTCGAAGGGGAGTTTCCGACCGTTGTCTTGCCCGAATCGTCAACTGGTATTCGGCTGTCGAGTTCCGACATAAATCGGATCTCCTGCCCAACTGACATTCGAGAAGTCCTGACCTCCACCGAGAAGGGGGTAACGATCAAGATCACCGGCAAGGATGCATTTGTGAAGTTCAAGGTGATTAAGAAAGGAGATAAGTTTTCCTACTCATCGACACCGACCGAGCTCTACGTCGTCTGCGGTGACAAGGTTTTCAGCATGGTCGCATTTCCCCAAAGAGTGCCATCCCAAACAATACGCCTCACTTCCGGCCAGGAGAAGAAGATCAAGGAGAACCTGTCTCTCTATGCCGGTTTACCCTTCGAGAAGAAAGTGCTCAAGGCGATCAGGGAAGTTTACACCGAGAACATTCCTGACTCCTACAGCATCAATAAGAAAGAAAAACGTTTCTTCACGTTCCGTGAAATCCTTCTGACTCTCAAACGAACTGTAGATATCGAGGGTGAAGGTCTCAGGATCAAGGAGTACGAGGCATCACTGCGGGGAGAAACTCCCGAATTCAAGATGAACGAGAAGATGTTTCTGCGTACGGCACTGGTGGAGAACCCCATAGCTGTATCTCTTGAACGTCATGTTCTGCGAGCAGGAGACACTTCCAGAGTTTTTGTGGTGGAGCAACGTGCCGAGAAACAGGGAGTTCATAGACTGACCGGTGACCTGCCGGTAATGGATCAACCAACGCAGAGTCTGACAGTCAACAAATCTGGCAACCCAAAAGAGTCCTCAGAAAACCGTACCGAGTCAGATTTACAGGAGGCAGACGATGAAAAATAA
- a CDS encoding type IV conjugative transfer system protein TraE, whose translation MNLDIFLQKSSNIFAENRLLKFVVVALGIAVVINTAGLFSALNSQRVILVPPTINSKISVSGDKASDEYLKEFTRYILSLALTYNPVNVRSQFSELLAVYDPAEFQASRKELYELADKIENTKASSAFYIHSIINDAEKRRLVVTGTKKTYMVDQKAEDVLKVYLIEYRFENGKFVLVRLYEKPAQGENKGA comes from the coding sequence GTGAACCTCGACATATTTCTGCAAAAAAGTTCCAACATATTTGCCGAGAACCGGCTGCTCAAATTCGTGGTCGTAGCGCTCGGTATCGCCGTTGTTATCAACACTGCGGGCTTGTTCTCTGCCCTGAACAGTCAACGGGTGATTCTCGTGCCGCCGACCATCAATTCAAAGATCTCGGTTTCAGGTGACAAAGCCTCGGATGAATATCTCAAGGAATTCACACGCTACATCCTGAGTCTGGCGCTTACCTACAACCCGGTAAACGTCCGGTCGCAGTTCAGCGAACTGCTGGCCGTCTACGACCCCGCCGAGTTCCAGGCATCACGTAAAGAGTTGTATGAACTGGCGGACAAAATCGAAAACACCAAGGCCTCCAGCGCCTTTTACATTCATTCAATCATCAACGATGCCGAGAAAAGGCGACTGGTAGTGACCGGCACCAAGAAGACCTACATGGTGGATCAGAAGGCAGAGGACGTTCTGAAGGTCTACCTCATCGAATACCGCTTTGAAAACGGAAAATTCGTCTTGGTGCGTCTCTATGAGAAGCCAGCGCAAGGCGAGAACAAGGGGGCGTGA
- a CDS encoding type IV conjugative transfer system protein TraL has protein sequence MTRKFPQYLTQPFQVLWFEPDDLAIMTASFIFAQQFGGYLWLTMIIVPWAYSRFKRQYPRGFLRHILYFIGLAPMKGYPQFFERDFLE, from the coding sequence TTGACTCGCAAGTTTCCCCAATATCTGACGCAACCGTTCCAGGTCCTCTGGTTCGAGCCCGATGACCTGGCAATCATGACGGCCAGTTTTATCTTCGCCCAACAGTTCGGTGGATATCTCTGGCTGACAATGATCATCGTACCATGGGCTTACAGCCGCTTCAAACGACAGTATCCACGTGGTTTTCTGCGCCACATACTCTATTTCATTGGTCTGGCACCGATGAAGGGTTACCCGCAGTTCTTTGAAAGAGATTTTCTGGAATGA
- a CDS encoding DsbC family protein has product MKTANNKKLMVGGLMMFIVTAAGFSMANDNLRTEKETLMKTFPNMKLDGFRESPLKGLYEITAGEQVFYFSPEGYLFFGEIWTKDGKNLTAEMREKVVAERINSLPLDKALKIGNGPKKVIEFTDPDCPYCRKVDNFLSKRTDVTRYVYFVPLRRIHPDAEKKARYILSQSDRDKAFHEVFEGVLDGKPISIVDGAQQQQLEEMEKIAAGLGVRGTPALWIEGAHVNGADIQRITGLLDKGKEVSKPQTH; this is encoded by the coding sequence GTGAAGACCGCAAATAACAAGAAACTTATGGTCGGCGGGCTGATGATGTTCATCGTGACTGCGGCGGGTTTCTCTATGGCTAACGACAATCTGAGAACGGAGAAAGAGACCCTGATGAAGACCTTTCCAAATATGAAATTGGATGGCTTCAGGGAATCGCCGCTCAAGGGCCTATATGAGATCACCGCAGGCGAACAGGTATTTTACTTCAGCCCCGAGGGATACCTATTTTTTGGTGAAATCTGGACCAAAGACGGCAAAAACCTGACAGCCGAGATGCGGGAGAAGGTTGTTGCAGAACGAATCAACAGTCTCCCCCTTGATAAAGCCCTGAAAATAGGCAACGGCCCGAAAAAGGTCATCGAGTTCACCGACCCTGACTGCCCCTATTGCCGCAAAGTTGACAACTTCCTCTCGAAGCGAACTGACGTGACCCGTTACGTCTATTTCGTCCCGCTACGCAGGATACATCCCGACGCAGAGAAAAAGGCCCGCTACATTCTGTCGCAATCTGACAGGGACAAGGCATTCCATGAGGTATTCGAGGGAGTGCTGGACGGGAAACCTATCTCCATAGTCGATGGCGCACAGCAACAGCAACTGGAGGAGATGGAGAAGATTGCGGCTGGGCTTGGCGTACGAGGAACACCGGCACTCTGGATCGAAGGTGCTCACGTGAATGGTGCAGACATCCAACGGATAACCGGATTGCTGGACAAGGGAAAGGAGGTGAGCAAGCCGCAAACACACTGA
- a CDS encoding OmpA family protein, giving the protein MLAKFMTTASLVFLIPLSSFASEIRQRPFAYSFDAASAQSGDTFVVCSDCPDNKLTILPAIAKLAVRMSDPMTIQPPATQPDVVTVTPRNELPEIKGLLGTVHFQLNSSRLSQFEQGNLEKISRDIPAGNAVDVTGYTCTIGTDDYNKKLSFSRAEAVATVLKAKGVHIGTIEGKGKCCPASQDKQQNRRVEIIGIRKEEM; this is encoded by the coding sequence ATGCTGGCAAAGTTCATGACCACTGCGTCACTCGTTTTTCTCATTCCACTGTCAAGTTTCGCTTCGGAGATACGCCAACGACCATTCGCGTATTCCTTTGATGCCGCATCAGCCCAGAGTGGGGACACTTTTGTTGTCTGTTCCGATTGCCCGGACAACAAGCTGACCATCCTCCCTGCCATTGCCAAGCTTGCGGTGAGAATGAGCGACCCGATGACAATACAACCACCCGCTACGCAACCAGACGTTGTCACTGTTACACCCAGAAATGAGCTGCCTGAAATCAAAGGGCTACTCGGGACAGTTCACTTTCAGCTGAACAGTTCCAGGCTTTCCCAATTTGAGCAAGGCAATCTGGAAAAGATATCAAGGGATATTCCCGCAGGTAATGCCGTCGATGTAACCGGGTACACCTGCACAATCGGTACGGATGATTACAACAAAAAACTGTCCTTCAGTAGAGCAGAGGCGGTTGCGACGGTTCTGAAGGCCAAGGGGGTGCACATCGGCACTATCGAAGGCAAAGGCAAATGCTGCCCTGCCTCGCAGGACAAACAACAAAACAGAAGAGTAGAAATCATCGGAATACGAAAGGAGGAGATGTGA
- a CDS encoding type II toxin-antitoxin system HipA family toxin, whose amino-acid sequence MNSEYKELYVWIWLPGETDPVVAGMLTTVGTTYVFNYGKSYLQRDNAISIYDAELPLRQGLLPLLSGLSIPGCLRDAAPDAWGRRVILNKKFGNKASGIDPAALDELSYLIESGSDRIGALDFQLSPTQYEPRYASGAPIEELIEATERVEKGIPLTPELAQALQHGTSIGGARPKALIESDSRKFIAKFSTSTDLYSVVKAEYVAMRLAAMAGIDVAPVSLERAAGKDVLLVDRFDRKATANGWQRNSLVSALTMLTLDEMMARYASYETLAEIIRSKFRNAPGTLRELFSRIVFNILVGNTDDHARNHAAFWDGQMLTLTPAYDICPQARHGQIATQAMLVMGDDRSSRITTCIAAAPQFLLTEDEAVNIIAKQIQCIEQNWANVCDDASLSEVDRNLLWGNQILNPYVFEGLEPGPMKDLARRHERG is encoded by the coding sequence ATGAATTCTGAGTACAAAGAATTATATGTCTGGATCTGGCTCCCTGGAGAGACAGATCCGGTAGTGGCCGGAATGCTTACGACCGTAGGGACGACATATGTCTTCAACTACGGTAAAAGCTACCTGCAGCGCGACAATGCTATTTCGATTTACGACGCTGAACTTCCCCTGCGTCAGGGGCTACTCCCTCTCCTTTCTGGGCTTTCCATCCCGGGGTGTTTACGGGACGCTGCTCCTGATGCCTGGGGACGCAGGGTAATTCTCAACAAGAAGTTCGGAAATAAAGCGTCTGGAATCGACCCGGCAGCACTCGACGAACTCAGTTACCTTATTGAGTCCGGGTCCGACAGGATAGGCGCCCTTGATTTCCAGTTATCGCCTACGCAGTACGAGCCGCGATATGCCTCTGGAGCCCCCATTGAAGAACTGATTGAGGCGACCGAGCGTGTCGAGAAGGGTATTCCGCTAACCCCTGAGCTTGCACAGGCCCTTCAGCATGGAACCTCTATCGGTGGAGCACGACCCAAGGCCCTCATTGAAAGTGATTCCCGGAAATTCATAGCGAAATTTTCCACTTCCACCGACCTATACTCCGTCGTCAAAGCAGAGTATGTCGCAATGAGACTAGCTGCCATGGCTGGCATTGATGTGGCGCCGGTCTCTCTGGAACGTGCCGCCGGCAAGGATGTGCTGCTTGTCGATCGTTTTGATCGGAAGGCAACGGCCAATGGGTGGCAGCGCAATAGCCTTGTTTCGGCTCTGACGATGTTGACTCTGGATGAGATGATGGCCCGTTACGCAAGCTATGAAACATTGGCCGAAATTATCCGGAGTAAATTCAGAAATGCTCCCGGAACATTGCGCGAACTGTTTTCCCGCATCGTGTTCAATATTCTGGTTGGCAATACTGACGACCACGCCCGCAATCATGCAGCTTTCTGGGACGGACAGATGCTGACGTTAACCCCGGCATACGATATCTGCCCACAGGCTCGCCATGGGCAGATCGCCACTCAAGCAATGCTGGTCATGGGAGACGACCGTTCAAGTCGGATCACCACCTGCATTGCTGCCGCTCCGCAATTTCTTCTCACCGAAGATGAGGCCGTCAACATTATCGCTAAACAGATCCAGTGCATCGAGCAGAATTGGGCGAATGTCTGTGACGATGCATCGTTGAGCGAAGTTGATCGAAATCTGCTGTGGGGGAATCAGATATTGAATCCATACGTTTTCGAGGGGTTGGAACCAGGCCCCATGAAAGACCTCGCCAGACGGCACGAGCGAGGATGA
- a CDS encoding helix-turn-helix transcriptional regulator, producing MASPVNRTYLRQTRDAAELLGKLIRLGRKERKMTEEDLSGRAGISRRTLQKIERGDPKCEIGLVFEVANLVGVNLFGDEGNANISRNISRVDDKLALLPQLVRSSMKVNDEF from the coding sequence ATGGCGTCTCCAGTCAACCGTACATATCTCCGCCAGACCCGGGATGCTGCAGAGCTGTTGGGCAAACTCATCCGGCTTGGCAGGAAAGAGCGCAAGATGACTGAGGAAGACCTGTCTGGTCGGGCAGGGATTTCCAGAAGGACTTTGCAGAAGATCGAGCGTGGCGATCCGAAGTGTGAGATCGGCCTGGTGTTTGAGGTAGCCAACCTGGTTGGGGTAAACCTATTTGGGGATGAAGGGAACGCGAATATCTCCAGAAATATAAGCCGGGTTGACGATAAGCTGGCTCTTCTGCCCCAGCTGGTTCGCAGCTCTATGAAGGTAAACGATGAATTCTGA
- a CDS encoding ParM/StbA family protein yields MGVLVCDLGFSSAKWMYEDRKGRIISAFRYDGENLLLGEEALLSSGSSYLKTMEELVRFYPEFVGHCFKAARAEGIVTLAVGLPYSYWQDQNKPGGAVPALAKALTGALVTDVAIFPQGLGGLRDYLDNVEERPEGNVLGIDIGFNTIIFTLFSPQKRQIIYGKTLNKRGVHQMATSYLLPRIKDLAPSGTFTPVEIAFLIEKGYLQYGFERHDVRREISDAGVAYIEHIIKDVQGELQAHVGMHADFDRVLLFGGGAALLKDGFPAKNIEVIVLPVPEFANARGFRSLAGGM; encoded by the coding sequence ATGGGAGTGCTGGTTTGTGATCTGGGATTTTCGTCGGCGAAGTGGATGTATGAGGATCGTAAGGGGAGAATTATTTCCGCATTCAGGTATGACGGTGAAAACCTGCTGTTAGGCGAAGAAGCTCTGTTGTCATCAGGGTCGTCCTACCTGAAAACAATGGAAGAGCTTGTAAGGTTTTATCCAGAATTTGTTGGCCACTGTTTCAAGGCGGCGAGAGCAGAAGGGATAGTAACACTCGCCGTTGGTCTGCCATATTCCTATTGGCAGGATCAAAACAAACCTGGCGGAGCGGTTCCGGCCCTAGCAAAGGCATTGACTGGAGCGCTCGTCACTGACGTTGCCATATTCCCGCAAGGACTCGGTGGACTCAGGGATTACCTGGATAATGTCGAGGAACGCCCTGAAGGCAACGTGCTGGGAATAGACATCGGATTCAACACCATCATCTTTACGCTCTTTTCTCCTCAGAAAAGACAGATCATCTACGGCAAGACCCTCAACAAACGGGGTGTTCACCAAATGGCAACCAGCTATCTGCTGCCACGCATCAAGGACCTGGCACCTTCCGGCACTTTTACCCCGGTCGAAATAGCTTTCCTGATCGAGAAGGGTTATCTGCAATACGGATTCGAGCGACACGATGTCAGAAGAGAAATCAGCGATGCCGGCGTTGCCTACATCGAGCACATCATAAAGGATGTCCAGGGAGAGCTGCAGGCGCACGTTGGAATGCATGCCGACTTCGACCGGGTATTGCTGTTTGGTGGCGGAGCCGCACTGCTCAAGGATGGCTTTCCGGCAAAGAATATTGAGGTAATCGTCCTGCCGGTTCCGGAATTTGCGAATGCCCGCGGATTCCGCTCACTTGCTGGCGGAATGTGA
- a CDS encoding sigma-70 family RNA polymerase sigma factor, translated as MDFFKAMQWVQDNEPTIKSKIRQYRKFTPYDMCDFLQEAYEAALVAVLRSQEKNIPFEAAFWTTFRNKISVLTPDPNFTHGSNSIPSHICYGDIEAVEQTSHRSEEGADIEAIFEAISHHLTARERETLSLSLGVAEQGKLTTHEIADLYGCSDFNVRDTLKRAFRRIKQLADNGTIVVDRMRLLTQQHQEIMSGCVAIQDFTPLGYSSRSPPS; from the coding sequence ATGGATTTCTTCAAGGCAATGCAATGGGTGCAGGACAACGAACCCACGATCAAGAGCAAGATCAGGCAGTATCGGAAATTCACCCCCTATGATATGTGCGATTTTCTGCAAGAGGCATACGAAGCCGCTCTGGTAGCAGTCCTACGTAGTCAGGAGAAGAATATCCCGTTCGAGGCTGCCTTCTGGACCACATTCCGGAACAAGATCAGCGTTCTCACTCCTGACCCTAACTTTACCCATGGTTCCAATTCGATTCCTTCGCATATCTGTTATGGCGACATCGAGGCAGTCGAACAGACGAGTCATAGGAGTGAAGAAGGCGCTGACATCGAGGCAATCTTCGAGGCTATTTCACACCACTTGACGGCAAGGGAAAGAGAAACTCTGTCTCTCTCCCTGGGGGTAGCTGAACAAGGGAAACTAACAACACACGAGATCGCTGATCTCTACGGCTGCTCTGACTTCAATGTCAGAGACACTTTGAAACGGGCGTTCAGACGAATAAAGCAGCTCGCAGACAACGGAACCATCGTCGTCGACCGCATGAGGCTCTTGACCCAACAGCACCAGGAAATAATGTCTGGCTGTGTAGCCATACAGGACTTCACGCCTTTGGGTTACTCGTCGAGAAGCCCGCCTTCCTGA